In a single window of the Cucumis melo cultivar AY chromosome 11, USDA_Cmelo_AY_1.0, whole genome shotgun sequence genome:
- the LOC103501915 gene encoding 40S ribosomal protein S23, whose product MGKTRGMGAGRKLKSHRRRQRWADKAYKKSHLGNEWKKPFAGSSHAKGIVLEKIGIEAKQPNSAIRKCARVQLIKNGKKIAAFVPNDGCLNYIEENDEVLIAGFGRKGHAVGDIPGVRFKVVKVSGVSLLALFKEKKEKPRS is encoded by the exons ATGGG GAAAACACGAGGAATGGGAGCGGGTCGCAAGTTGAAGTCCCACCGTAGAAGACAAAGGTGGGCTGACAAAGCATACAAGAAATCCCATCTTGGAAACGAGTGGAAGAAACCATTTGCTGGATCTTCCCACGCAAAAGGCATTGTTCTAGAAAAGAT TGGTATTGAGGCTAAGCAGCCTAACTCTGCTATTAGAAAGTGTGCTAGAGTTCAGCTTATTAAGAACGGAAAGAAGATTGCTGCCTTTGTCCCAAATGATGGTTGTCTTAATTACATTGAAGAAAAT GACGAGGTTCTCATTGCTGGATTTGGTCGAAAAGGACATGCTGTTGGTGATATTCCCGGAGTCAGATTTAAGGTGGTGAAGGTATCAGGTGTATCTCTGCTTGCTCTCTTCaaggaaaagaaggagaagCCAAGATCTTAA